In one window of Mercurialis annua linkage group LG4, ddMerAnnu1.2, whole genome shotgun sequence DNA:
- the LOC126677273 gene encoding LOW QUALITY PROTEIN: receptor-like protein 9DC3 (The sequence of the model RefSeq protein was modified relative to this genomic sequence to represent the inferred CDS: deleted 1 base in 1 codon), with amino-acid sequence MKMGNSVWFVQFLCLYLFYFTNSQSLNSNSSSSSPPLCRHDQSLALLQFRRSLSILNSPTNTDIKSWKEGTDCCSWDGITCNTRTGNVVGLRLYGSSLYGTIHSDSSLFLLRHLQQLDLSWNDFNKSHISPQFGKFFDLTELRLSFSNFAGQIPPEISQLSSLVSLDLYGNDLSIESTSFSEVFQNLTKLQDLDLSFTDLSLVSSSSLMNLSSSLSNLNLRFCNLHGNFPDISHLSALQSLDVSLNLNLTMEEMIFNKLARNLTKLTYVDLSRVDMSLVASSSFANLSSSLSSLSLSHCKLQGNILLHFIHLSRLLLLNLSWNSNLPLEPSTFEKLARNLTELTELDLSYTNMSLIAPSYLLNLSSSVSTFKLASCELRGKFPDNILQLQNLQWLDLWGNQELTGSLPRRNWGGSLILLSLSRTRFPIYLEHDVFNNLTSLSILELSACKFVGSLPDVALLGQILQLTRLDLSHNDFRGPIPSVIGNLEQLSELDLSYNSFSGRVPSSLFMLPNLSYLVLSNNLLTGHIGEFNSTSVYYIDLSNNRMNGSLPSSFYQLANLNVFIVSSNKELTGQVSLAICNLKSLQILDLSNNNFSGLIPECLGNSLSVLHLSNNNFQGAIKFSNCSNLRYLNFNRNLLKGRISQSITNCNNLEILDLGNNEIDDTFPYFLGSLLALQILVLKSNKLHGSVITSSNATSSFRNVRIFDLSNNMFSGPLPEDFFANFKAIMVFEKNTEYMRAPDYSYDYYVKLTIKGLEIELVKIQTLLTTIDLSSNKFEGKIPQSIDMLISLKQLNLSHNGFTGNIQPSLRKLVNLESLDLSSNLFTGRIPTELTDLIFLQVFRVSYNQLEGPIPHGKQFNTFDKSSYEGNSRLCGFPLEKECEINGNGRPQPSNEDDSGSEENNGDGWKPVLSGYGCGLVFGIATGCIVFKTRKRSWFVKMIEAEGYLLRNKFDKHNGQSYRRRRRRRSRIVSAS; translated from the exons ATGAAAATGGGAAATTCAGTATGGTTTGTTCAGTTTCTATGCTTGTATCTATTTTACTTCACTAATTCACAATCTTTAAATTCAAACTCGTCGTCTTCCTCGCCACCACTGTGCCGCCATGATCAAAGCCTTGCGTTGCTCCAATTCAGAAGATCCTTGTCTATTCTAAATTCTCCTACAAATACAGATATAAAATCGTGGAAAGAAGGAACAGATTGTTGCTCGTGGGATGGAATCACCTGCAACACGAGAACAGGTAATGTAGTTGGTCTTCGTCTTTACGGAAGCTCATTGTATGGTACTATACATTCTGATAGTAGTCTTTTCTTGCTTCGTCATCTCCAACAACTCGATCTCTCTTGGAATGACTTTAACAAGTCACACATTTCACCTCAGTTCGGCAAATTCTTCGATTTAACGGAGCTTCGcctttctttttcaaatttcgCCGGCCAAATCCCGCCTGAAATCTCTCAGCTTTCCAGTTTAGTTTCACTTGATCTATATGGAAATGATCTGTCAATAGAATCTACAAGTTTTAGTGAAGTCTTTCAAAACCTAACCAAGCTACAAGACTTGGACCTCAGCTTTACTGATTTGTCTTTGGTTAGTTCTAGTTCCTTGATGAatttatcttcttctttgtcGAATCTTAATCTCCGGTTTTGCAATTTGCACGGGAACTTCCCAGATATTTCTCATTTATCTGCACTGCAATCACTTGATGTCTCTTTAAATTTGAATCTAACCATGGAAGAAATGATTTTCAATAAACTTGCTCGCAACCTAACCAAACTAACATATGTTGACTTGAGCCGCGTCGACATGTCTTTGGTTGCATCTAGTTCGTTCGCCAATCTGTCTTCTTCTTTGTCATCGCTCTCACTCAGCCACTGTAAATTGCAAGGTAACATACTTTTGCATTTCATCCATTTGTCTCGATTACTTTTACTTAATCTGTCCTGGAATTCAAATCTACCATTAGAACCCTCTACTTTTGAGAAGCTTGCAAGAAACCTCACCGAGTTGACCGAGTTAGATTTGAGCTACACTAACATGTCCTTGATTGCGCCTAGTTATCTCTTGAACCTGTCTTCGTCTGTGTCAACTTTCAAACTCGCATCCTGTGAATTGAGAGGGAAATTCCCAGATAACATACTTCAATTACAAAACCTTCAATGGCTTGACTTATGGGGTAATCAAGAACTCACTGGTTCATTACCTCGACGAAATTGGGGCGGTTCGCTAATATTGTTATCTCTCTCTAGAACAAGATTTCCTATATATTTAGAACATGACGTTTTCAACAACCTAACGTCTTTATCAATTCTAGAACTAAGTGCCTGCAAATTTGTTGGGTCATTGCCGGATGTTGCATTATTGGGTCAGATCTTGCAACTAACCAGGTTGGATCTCTCACATAATGATTTCCGTGGTCCGATTCCATCTGTTATCGGAAACCTTGAGCAACTATCCGAATTAGACCTGTCATATAACAGTTTCAGTGGTCGAGTTCCTTCCTCGCTATTTATGCTACCAAATCTGAGCTACTTGGTCCTTAGTAATAACCTACTCACAGGTCATATAGGTGAATTCAACAGCACTTCAGTGTATTACATTGATCTGAGCAACAACAGAATGAATGGATCACTTCCGAGTTCATTCTATCAACTCGCAAATTTGAATGTTTTCATCGTTTCATCGAACAAAGAGTTGACAGGACAAGTTTCATTGGCAATTTGCAACCTAAAATCTCTCCAAATACTCGACTTGTCGAATAACAATTTCAGTGGACTCATTCCAGAATGTTTGGGAAACAGCCTCTCTGTATTGCATTTGAGCAACAACAATTTCCAAGGAGCTATCAAATTTTCAAACTGCAGTAACTTGAGATATTTGAACTTCAACAGGAATCTATTAAAGGGACGAATCTCGCAGTCTATCACCAACTGTAATAACTTGGAAATCTTAGACCTCGGAAACAATGAAATAGATGATACATTTCCATATTTCTTGGGGTCTCTTCTAGCGCTACAAATACTTGTGTTGAAATCCAACAAACTCCATGGTTCAGTAATTACAAGTTCAAACGCCACTTCTTCATTTCGGAACGTACGTATTTTTGACCTTTCCAACAACATGTTTAGCGGACCATTGCCTGAAGAT TTTTTTGCTAATTTTAAAGCAATCATGGTTTTTGAGAAGAATACGGAATACATGAGAGCACCTGATTACTCTTATGATTATTATGTGAAGCTAACCATCAAAGGACTAGAGATTGAGCTGGTGAAAATCCAAACACTTCTCACCACTATTGATTTGTCATCTAATAAATTTGAAGGAAAAATTCCACAGTCAATCGACATGCTTATATCACTCAAGCAGCTCAACCTCTCTCACAATGGCTTCACAGGCAACATTCAGCCATCGCTTCGAAAGCTGGTCAATTTGGAATCTTTAGACCTGAGTTCCAATCTTTTTACAGGAAGGATTCCTACTGAATTGACAGATTTAATATTTCTTCAAGTATTTCGAGTCTCCTATAACCAACTTGAAGGACCCATACCTCATGGGAAGCAGTTCAACACATTCGATAAGAGCTCATATGAAGGAAACTCGAGATTATGTGGATTTCCTCTGGAAAAAGAATGTGAAATTAATGGTAATGGTAGACCTCAGCCATCGAACGAAGATGACTCGGGGAGTGAAGAAAATAATGGAGATGGATGGAAACCTGTTTTAAGTGGGTATGGATGTGGATTGGTATTTGGTATTGCAACGGGATGCATAGTGTTCAAAACAAGAAAACGTTCATGGTTTGTCAAGATGATCGAAGCTGAAGGGTATCTGTTGAGAAACAAATTCGACAAGCACAACGGTCAATCatatagaagaagaagaagaagaagaagtagaaTTGTCTCTGCTAGCTAA
- the LOC126677274 gene encoding F-box protein CPR1-like — protein sequence MSDQLLPEIIAKILARSELHTIIQSRCVSKQWRAIIDDPHFIKHQINHSIKTNTNYSLYLKEQDGDFYHLDLSTINACNSLQLCSNLPNILFGTLVGACNGLLCFRVQENEDVCIINPFTRKQWWVLGTLLANFHNSSASSSPNVNDVVWTGYGFGYDHVADDYKVVRIAEISHSRRSVNDDDDVDMGLLEYEMVICYVKTRVVRVLKIPYHTRTTQKMGVLVNGALHWVMGRNDDVSSPNLIVGYNLASCKFTEVAQPDFGDNGYRVDIGVFGVLLCVFAVDDMEMCTDVWVMEEYGVKESWKKLCSIPHIETCYDFVRSLSFWRRGSEVLLELDQSRIVWYDMEKKTVRDVMLQKLQRSCFETIICLRSLAPIPLNEDGEVVENR from the coding sequence ATGTCCGACCAGCTTTTACCGGAAATAATCGCCAAAATCCTAGCCCGATCAGAATTACACACAATCATCCAATCCAGATGCGTCTCAAAACAATGGCGTGCCATAATAGACGACCCTCATTTCATCAAACACCAAATCAACCACTCCATCAAAACCAACACCAACTACTCCTTATACCTCAAAGAACAAGACGGAGATTTTTACCATCTAGACTTGAGCACCATTAATGCATGCAACTCTCTCCAACTCTGCAGTAACTTACCAAATATTCTCTTCGGGACCTTAGTCGGTGCATGCAACGGTTTACTCTGCTTTCGGGTTCAAGAAAACGAAGATGTTTGTATTATTAACCCCTTCACTCGAAAACAATGGTGGGTTTTAGGTACTCTGCTTGCTAATTTTCATAACAGTAGTGCCAGTTCGAGTCCCAACGTTAATGATGTTGTCTGGACAGGATATGGTTTTGGGTATGATCATGTTGCTGATGACTATAAGGTTGTTAGAATTGCAGAGATTAGTCACTCTAGGAGAAGTgttaatgatgatgatgatgttgATATGGGGTTGTTAGAATATGAGATGGTTATTTGTTATGTGAAAACTAGAGTTGTTAGAGTTCTTAAAATACCTTATCATACTAGAACTACTCAAAAAATGGGTGTGCTTGTTAATGGGGCTTTGCATTGGGTGATGGGTAGAAATGATGATGTGAGTAGTCCTAATTTGATTGTGGGTTATAATCTCGCGAGTTGTAAATTTACTGAAGTAGCTCAGCCTGATTTCGGGGATAATGGATATCGAGTGGATATCGGGGTGTTTGGTGTGTTGCTATGCGTTTTCGCTGTTGATGATATGGAAATGTGTACTGATGTTTGGGTGATGGAGGAGTATGGGGTTAAGGAATCTTGGAAGAAGCTTTGTTCAATTCCGCATATTGAAACGTGCTATGATTTTGTTAGGTCTTTGAGCTTTTGGAGGAGGGGTTCCGAAGTTTTACTTGAATTGGACCAATCAAGAATTGTGTGGTATGATATGGAAAAGAAAACAGTTAGAGATGTAATGCTTCAGAAATTGCAGAGGTCATGTTTTGAAACTATTATTTGTTTGAGAAGCCTTGCTCCTATTCCATTGAATGAAGATGGAGAAGTGGTTGAAAATCGATAA
- the LOC126676328 gene encoding uncharacterized protein LOC126676328 — METPSSTKRVTRSQTTLNNIPLSRKIEDSKSRKSGNETQNQDRFALIDITNDSPIVGLAMGSLETPSSTLAKKSSNRIKNAMNTPGSGEALLRGQVKTLLQKVEEEAVLSKISLENRPFLHLQGFVSNSPMGLLAPTPANTPQIPNLIEDNNGTALSTDSLPVIEEQLKICQVVSEIFEGGLETQKSLTRSLLLDFSEKSEICDSSSSECSTYDEVSKGTTYSSSSPLKDDDSASDWSIQVNASTHDEEEEEDYEYEEEWGVDELCEGIGKINVSESNNNGERGKHTRFVYNSDEDEIVEEEEVLHLKGLPTPQGKHLRFSMED; from the exons ATGGAGACTCCTTCATCAACTAAAAGAGTCACTAGATCTCAGACAACTCTTAACAACATCCCCTTATCAA GAAAGATTGAGGattcaaaatcaagaaaaagtGGGAATGAAACTCAAAATCAAGATAGGTTTGCACTGATTGATATAACGAATGACTCGCCGATTGTTGGTCTTGCAATGGGAAGTTTAGAGACCCCATCATCAACCCTAGCCAAGAAAAGCAGCAACAGAATCAAGAACGCCATGAACACACCCGGTTCTGGAGAGGCCTTACTTAGAGGTCAAGTAAAGACCCTTCTGCAGAAAGTTGAAGAAGAAGCTGTTCTTTCCAAGATTTCATTGGAAAACCGTCCCTTTCTTCATCTTCAAGGGTTTGTGAGTAATTCTCCCATGGGACTTCTTGCTCCTACTCCTGCTAACACACCACAAATCCCTAATCTCATTGAAGACAATAATGGAACTGCTTTGTCAACTGATTCTTTGCCTGTAATTGAAGAACAGTTGAAGATTTGTCAG GTGGTGAGTGAGATCTTTGAAGGGGGTCTTGAAACACAGAAGAGTCTAACAAGATCATTACTCTTGGATTTCTCAGAGAAATCAGAAATTTGTGATTCTTCATCATCAGAATGCTCTACATATGATGAGGTCAGCAAAGGAACAACTTATTCATCATCATCGCCGTTAAAAGACGACGATAGTGCTTCGGATTGGTCGATTCAGGTGAATGCAAGCACACATGAtgaggaagaagaggaagatTATGAATATGAAGAAGAGTGGGGGGTTGATGAACTGTGTGAAGGGATTGGGAAAATTAATGTAAGTGAGAGTAATAATAATGGGGAAAGAGGGAAGCATACAAGGTTTGTGTACAACAGTGATGAGGATGAGAttgttgaagaagaagaagttttgCATTTGAAAGGGTTGCCTACACCTCAAGGCAAGCATCTGCGCTTTTCAATGGAAGATTGA